Proteins co-encoded in one Medicago truncatula cultivar Jemalong A17 chromosome 8, MtrunA17r5.0-ANR, whole genome shotgun sequence genomic window:
- the LOC11408104 gene encoding transmembrane protein 234 homolog — MEKMIAVGIVWGATNAVMRRGALLWDEALKSSKQPHPPSTNLSQKISISLRNWLKLLSIWQYSIPFLINLSASATFFSILSDAPLSLAVPVTNATTFASTALFATLLGEQSNLPRTFFGTALIIIGICLCINS; from the coding sequence ATGGAGAAGATGATCGCAGTAGGCATAGTATGGGGCGCAACAAACGCTGTCATGCGCCGTGGTGCACTTCTCTGGGATGAAGCACTCAAATCCTCCAAACAACCACATCCTCCCTCAAcaaatctctcccaaaaaatcTCAATCTCTCTACGCAACTGGCTTAAGCTTCTCTCGATCTGGCAATACTCCATCCCCTTTCTCATCAACCTCTCCGCTTCCGCCACTTTCTTCTCCATTCTTTCTGACGCTCCTCTCTCCCTCGCCGTCCCCGTCACCAACGCCACCACCTTCGCCTCCACCGCTCTCTTTGCTACTCTCCTTGGTGAACAATCCAACCTCCCTCGCACTTTCTTTGGTACCGCTCTCATCATCATCGGCATTTGCTTATGTATCAATTCATAA